A portion of the Stella humosa genome contains these proteins:
- a CDS encoding ABC transporter ATP-binding protein, which translates to MTAGSTAASRATEDGRGSVAIRGLTKSFGATPVLRGVDLDIPDGSFLTVLGPSGCGKSTLMRIVAGLEQQDGGSVAIGGRPVDGLRPDQRDIAMVFQSYALYPHLTVFDNIALPLRMRRLDFARRLPIVGRMLPGVGQTEREIAQAVRRVAETLQIEPLLARKPGQLSGGQKQRVAVGRAMVREPRVFLMDEPLSNLDAELRVHMRAEIAQLHRSLRTTFIYVTHDQAEAMTMSDQVVVMMDGRPLQVAPPSVIYEDPEDIRVARFVGSPRINILPGTATGRGSVDVLGVEVPFAGHVSPGTGVQVGFRPAAATVTRASGTPGLAGTLTYRENLGSDLFLHVALAGADAPVVIRHDPAEIASFPVGEPVTMRIGEVQTLIFDQAGKRLRAPLAAAGMRRHG; encoded by the coding sequence ATGACGGCCGGGTCGACAGCGGCTTCTCGCGCGACGGAGGACGGCCGCGGCAGCGTCGCCATTCGCGGGCTGACCAAGAGCTTCGGCGCCACCCCGGTGCTGCGCGGCGTCGACCTCGACATCCCGGACGGATCGTTCCTGACGGTGCTGGGGCCGTCCGGCTGCGGCAAGTCGACCCTGATGCGGATCGTGGCGGGCCTGGAGCAGCAGGATGGCGGCTCCGTCGCGATCGGCGGACGCCCGGTCGACGGACTGCGCCCCGACCAGCGCGACATCGCCATGGTCTTCCAGTCCTACGCGCTCTACCCGCACCTGACGGTGTTCGACAACATCGCCCTGCCCTTGCGCATGCGCAGGCTCGATTTCGCCCGCCGCCTGCCGATCGTCGGCCGCATGCTGCCGGGCGTCGGCCAGACCGAGCGCGAGATCGCCCAGGCCGTCCGCCGCGTCGCCGAGACCTTGCAGATCGAGCCGCTATTGGCGCGCAAGCCGGGCCAGTTGTCAGGTGGCCAGAAGCAACGCGTGGCCGTCGGCCGCGCCATGGTGCGCGAACCGCGCGTCTTTCTGATGGACGAGCCGCTGTCGAACCTCGATGCCGAGCTGCGCGTGCACATGCGGGCGGAGATCGCCCAGCTCCATCGCAGCCTGCGCACGACCTTCATCTATGTGACGCACGACCAAGCCGAGGCCATGACCATGTCCGACCAGGTCGTGGTGATGATGGACGGGCGGCCCCTGCAGGTGGCGCCACCGTCGGTGATCTACGAAGACCCCGAGGACATCCGCGTCGCCCGCTTCGTCGGCAGCCCGCGGATCAACATATTGCCCGGCACGGCGACCGGCCGCGGCTCGGTCGACGTGCTGGGGGTCGAGGTGCCGTTCGCCGGCCATGTCTCCCCTGGCACGGGGGTCCAGGTCGGCTTCCGGCCGGCGGCCGCGACCGTAACGCGGGCATCCGGTACGCCGGGTCTCGCCGGCACCCTCACCTACCGCGAGAACCTGGGCTCCGATCTGTTCCTGCATGTGGCGCTGGCTGGCGCCGACGCCCCCGTGGTCATCCGCCACGACCCGGCCGAGATCGCCAGCTTCCCGGTGGGCGAGCCCGTGACCATGCGCATCGGCGAAGTGCAGACGCTGATTTTCGACCAGGCGGGCAAACGCCTGCGCGCGCCCCTGGCCGCAGCCGGGATGCGCCGTCATGGCTGA
- a CDS encoding LacI family DNA-binding transcriptional regulator, which yields MSTATVSAALNGSSPVSLALQERVRAAVDTVGYRPDGIARSLRRGETRMLGLLLADITNPFTTAVVHAMEAAAHARGYSLMLCNSDEDTGRERTNLDLLRTHRADGVMLMPVGFGRDYGQAVRRALDRPAVLVDRTIPGLPLDAVTVDGATGTRLAVAHMIAHGHHRIAVLAGPAGVSASDERLAGYRQALADAGLAADPELVRDGGFRQGPAYAATLDLLRAARPPTALFACNNLMAIGMMRAVADMGLDCPGDLSVACFDDFDWAEAFRPRLTTVAQPTDAIGTQAVELLLDRLGGDPPTTARRLILQPRLVVRDSCAAPRR from the coding sequence GTGTCTACGGCCACCGTCTCGGCCGCCCTGAACGGCAGTTCGCCTGTCAGCCTGGCATTGCAGGAGCGGGTGCGCGCAGCGGTCGACACGGTCGGCTATCGCCCGGACGGCATCGCGCGCAGCCTGCGCCGGGGCGAGACGCGGATGCTGGGCCTGCTGCTGGCGGACATCACCAACCCGTTCACGACCGCCGTCGTCCATGCGATGGAGGCGGCCGCCCATGCCCGCGGCTATTCCCTGATGCTGTGCAACAGCGACGAGGATACGGGCCGCGAGCGGACCAACCTCGACCTCCTGCGCACCCATCGCGCGGACGGGGTGATGCTGATGCCGGTCGGCTTCGGCCGCGACTATGGCCAGGCGGTGCGGCGCGCGCTCGACCGGCCGGCGGTGCTGGTCGACCGCACGATCCCGGGCCTGCCGCTGGACGCCGTGACGGTTGATGGCGCCACCGGCACCCGGCTGGCGGTCGCGCACATGATCGCGCATGGCCATCACCGCATCGCCGTCCTGGCCGGTCCGGCCGGCGTCTCAGCCAGCGATGAACGCCTGGCCGGTTATCGCCAGGCCCTGGCGGATGCGGGCCTGGCGGCCGATCCGGAACTGGTGCGCGACGGCGGCTTCCGGCAGGGACCGGCCTATGCCGCCACGCTCGACCTGCTGCGCGCCGCACGGCCGCCGACCGCGCTCTTTGCCTGCAACAACCTGATGGCGATCGGCATGATGCGGGCGGTGGCCGACATGGGCCTGGACTGCCCGGGCGACCTGTCGGTCGCCTGCTTCGACGATTTCGACTGGGCAGAGGCCTTCCGCCCCCGACTGACCACCGTCGCCCAGCCAACCGACGCGATCGGCACCCAGGCGGTCGAACTCTTGCTGGACCGCCTGGGCGGCGACCCACCGACGACGGCACGCCGCCTCATCCTCCAGCCGCGGTTGGTGGTACGCGACTCCTGCGCCGCTCCCCGTCGCTGA
- a CDS encoding type II toxin-antitoxin system VapC family toxin, with protein MAVTDLPDEGRAALVLDTNVYIRSAAGTLPAAVAALLDRGLLFHCSVCVSELTLGIANADPSRGNWRAMRDHYVALIATFSPTRILTPDPQVWTEAGLVAGTLARTQRFQREQRRECLNDALIFLTAAKAGLPVLTADRVDFDLIQQVAPHGRFIHF; from the coding sequence GTGGCGGTCACGGATCTGCCGGACGAGGGGCGGGCGGCGCTCGTACTGGACACCAATGTCTACATCCGGTCGGCGGCTGGAACGCTTCCTGCCGCAGTCGCGGCACTGCTTGATCGCGGCCTGCTGTTCCATTGCTCGGTATGCGTGTCCGAACTGACACTCGGCATTGCCAACGCGGATCCGTCGCGCGGCAACTGGCGAGCGATGCGAGACCACTATGTCGCGCTGATCGCGACTTTTTCTCCGACGAGAATCCTTACCCCTGATCCGCAGGTCTGGACCGAAGCGGGCTTGGTCGCGGGAACGCTGGCGAGGACCCAGCGCTTCCAACGCGAGCAGCGCAGGGAATGCCTGAACGACGCGCTCATCTTTCTGACCGCAGCCAAGGCGGGGCTCCCTGTCCTCACCGCCGACCGGGTCGATTTCGACCTGATCCAGCAGGTCGCCCCGCATGGCCGGTTCATTCATTTCTAG
- a CDS encoding YciI family protein — MRVMVLVKATTDSETGIMPSTELLEAMGKFNEELAAAGIMLSGDGLHPSSKGKRVRFDGPGRTVVDGPFAATDELVAGFWMWQVKDMDEAVAWARRCPNPMPGPSELEIRPVYEMADFGDALTPEVADLHDRTREKLGDR; from the coding sequence ATGCGTGTCATGGTTCTGGTCAAGGCCACGACGGACAGCGAAACCGGCATCATGCCCTCCACCGAGCTGCTGGAGGCGATGGGGAAGTTCAACGAGGAGCTGGCCGCCGCGGGAATCATGCTGTCGGGCGATGGGCTGCACCCCTCCTCCAAGGGCAAGCGCGTGCGGTTCGACGGACCCGGACGCACGGTGGTCGACGGCCCGTTCGCGGCCACCGACGAGCTCGTGGCCGGCTTCTGGATGTGGCAGGTGAAGGACATGGACGAGGCCGTCGCCTGGGCCAGGCGCTGCCCCAATCCGATGCCGGGCCCCAGCGAGCTCGAGATCCGGCCCGTCTACGAGATGGCCGACTTCGGCGATGCCCTCACCCCGGAAGTGGCCGATCTGCACGATCGGACGCGGGAGAAGTTGGGCGATCGCTGA